One Brassica napus cultivar Da-Ae chromosome C4, Da-Ae, whole genome shotgun sequence genomic region harbors:
- the LOC106449162 gene encoding protein STRICTOSIDINE SYNTHASE-LIKE 9: MPISEKLPTWAVVPAVLAVFSVIFYQILIAPDNLNGTKNVLSMAKTIPLPVDGPESIEWDPQGGGPYAALVDGRILKWRGDGLGWVEFAYTSPRRGNCSRHEVVPTCGSPLGLSFEKKTGDLYICDGYLGVMKVGPEGGLAELVVDQAEGRKVMFANQMDIDEEEDVFYFNDSSDKYHFRDVFYVIVNGERPGRVIRYNKKTKEAKVVMDNLRCNNGLALNKDRSFLVSCESATGLVHRYWIKGPKAGTRDIFAKVPGYPDNIRLTPTGDFWIGIHCKKNLLGRLVVNNQWLGKLVEKTVKLELLIGLVNGFKPHGVAVKISGETGEIVEILEDKEGKTMQYVSEAYERDDGKIWFGSVFTPAVWVLDRK; the protein is encoded by the exons atgccgaTTAGTGAGAAACTTCCAACTTGGGCCGTTGTTCCGGCTGTTTTAGCCGTGTTTTCCGTAATTTTCTATCAGATCTTAATCGCGCCGGACAATTTGAACGGCACCAAAAATGTATTGTCGATGGCTAAGACCATACCACTTCCTGTCGATGGACCAGAGAGCATTGAGTGGGATCCGCAAGGAGGAGGTCCTTATGCTGCTCTTGTGGACGGCCGTATTCTCAAGTGGCGTGGAGATGGTCTCGGTTGGGTTGAGTTCGCATACACATCTCCTCGCAG AGGGAACTGTTCCCGGCATGAAGTAGTACCTACATGTGGAAGTCCACTAGGACTTAGTTTCGAGAAGAAAACAGGAGACTTGTACATCTGTGATGGTTACCTCGGGGTCATGAAGGTTGGGCCAGAAGGAGGCTTGGCTGAGTTGGTAGTGGACCAGGCTGAAGGTCGCAAAGTAATGTTTGCAAACCAGATGGATATTGACGAAGAGGAAGATGTCTTCTACTTCAATGACAGTAGTGACAAGTATCATTTCAG GGATGTATTTTACGTGATTGTCAACGGTGAGCGGCCAGGAAGAGTGATCAGATACAATAAGAAGACGAAAGAGGCCAAGGTTGTCATGGACAATCTCCGTTGTAACAACGGTTTGGCTCTAAACAAAGATAGATCTTTCTTAGTCTCATGTGAGTCTGCCACTGGCCTTGTCCATCGATATTGGATTAAAGGTCCTAAAGCCGGGACTCGTGATATCTTCGCCAAGGTTCCTGGTTATCCTGACAACATCCGTTTGACACCCACTGGTGATTTTTGGATTGGTATACACTGTAAGAAAAACTTACTAGGACGATTGGTTGTGAATAATCAGTGGTTAGGGAAGTTGGTTGAAAAGACGGTGAAGTTAGAGTTATTGATTGGGTTAGTGAACGGGTTTAAGCCGCATGGGGTCGCCGTGAAAATTTCCGGGGAGACGGGGGAGATAGTTGAGATACTTGAGGACAAAGAAGGGAAGACAATGCAGTATGTGAGTGAGGCTTATGAGAGAGATGATGGTAAGATATGGTTTGGGTCCGTTTTCACGCCTGCCGTATGGGTTCTTGATCGCAAGTGA
- the LOC106449161 gene encoding transcription factor ORG2: MCALVPPVFPNFGWPSTGEYESNYLAGVNLEDFTFLDFPAPETYGVEHYQEIQEMLGVSVPSEGNGVLTKKLNHNASERDRRKKINSLFSSLRSCLPASDQTKKLSIPQTVSRSLKYIPELQEQVKKLIQKKEELLVRVSGQRAIEHYVEPQPKAVARYVSTISATKLGDNEVMVQISSSKNHNFSISNVLSGLEEDGFVLVDVSSSRYHGEWLFYSLHLQMGNKDNHKLKCEELGQRILYLYEECENSFR; encoded by the exons atgtGTGCATTAGTCCCTCCAGTGTTCCCAAACTTTGGGTGGCCGTCGACAGGAGAGTACGAGAGTAACTACCTGGCAGGAGTGAACCTCGAGGACTTTACGTTTCTTGATTTTCCGGCACCAGAGACATATGGAGTGGAACATTATCAGGAGATTCAGGAAATGTTGGGGGTCTCTGTTCCGTCCGAGGGGAATGGAGTCTTAACCAAGAAGCTTAATCACAATGCTAGTGAGCGTGACCGTCGCAAGAAGATCAACTCTTTGTTCTCGTCTCTCCGTTCATGTCTCCCAGCTTCTGATCAAACG AAGAAGCTAAGTATTCCTCAGACGGTTTCTCGGAGCTTGAAGTACATTCCAGAGCTGCAAGAGCAAGTGAAGAAGCTAATACAAAAGAAGGAAGAACTCTTGGTGCGAGTATCAGGTCAAAGAGCCATTGAACATTACGTTGAGCCGCAGCCAAAGGCCGTTGCACGTTACGTCTCGACCATTTCTGCGACTAAGCTTGGAGACAACGAAGTGATGGTCCAAATCTCATCGTCCAAGAATCATAACTTTTCGATATCTAATGTGTTGAGTGGGTTAGAAGAAGATGGGTTTGTTCTTGTTGATGTTTCATCTTCAAGGTATCATGGAGAATGGCTCTTCTACTCTTTGCATCTTCAAATGGGAAATAAAGATAATCACAAACTGAAGTGCGAAGAGCTAGGCCAGAGAATTTTGTACTTGTACGAGGAATGTGAAAACTCATTTAGATGA
- the LOC106447886 gene encoding uncharacterized protein LOC106447886, with protein sequence MPLVGCGNLIPVKDGDFAFDKVKGGRVLAVELTSSFEDLRTTAFEDFGIDQNDVELELTYLPMELINTIDCPPVIIENDRQVKNFLTYVRGKASSRLCVSISHVNANNDNIELDKEQSNASGRERGEPSSFSPGDGIGSSCESSQDGEDECNSNAPGEDEDADLSVKEEDKGISVRFSLKDVVKRGETFQNKSKLKAALEMSAMKNNFDYKVVNSDRKLWYIRCVDNKCRWSVRAEGLSGSTYFIIKKYVADHTCAASSMNNGGQTASAKTIGSLIMHRYDGVKEGPKANDIIQIMRMEHGCEISKSLAWDAREYAISLVRGIPEQSFGKIPKYLHMLKEANPGTHTFYETDVDGKFRFLFVSFGQSV encoded by the coding sequence ATGCCTCTTGTGGGGTGTGGAAATTTGATCCCTGTAAAGGATGGGGATTTTGCTTTTGATAAGGTAAAAGGAGGAAGAGTACTTGCTGTGGAATTGACAAGTTCCTTTGAAGATCTAAGGACTACGGCTTTTGAGGATTTTGGAATTGACCAAAACGATGTCGAGCTTGAGTTAACCTACTTACCTATGGAGTTAATCAATACGATAGACTGTCCTCCAGTTATCATTGAGAATGATCGGCAAGTCAAGAATTTTCTTACATATGTACGTGGAAAAGCTTCTTCAAGGTTGTGTGTGTCTATTTCACATGTCAATGCAAACAACGACAACATTGAGCTTGATAAGGAGCAATCTAACGCGTCTGGCAGAGAGCGAGGTGAGCCTTCCTCATTTTCACCTGGAGATGGCATTGGTAGTTCTTGTGAATCGAGCCAGGATGGTGAAGACGAATGTAACTCGAACGCCCcaggagaagatgaagatgctGACTTAAGTGTAAAAGAAGAGGATAAGGGAATAAGTGTTCGGTTCTCTTTGAAGGATGTTGTGAAGAGGGGTGAAACGTTTCAAAACAAATCTAAGTTGAAAGCAGCATTGGAAATGTCAGCAATGAAGAATAACTTCGATTACAAAGTTGTGAATTCAGATAGAAAACTTTGGTACATCCGATGCGTGGACAACAAGTGTAGGTGGAGTGTTCGTGCTGAGGGGTTATCAGGATCCACATATTTCATCATCAAAAAATATGTGGCGGATCATACATGTGCTGCGTCAAGTATGAATAATGGTGGTCAGACAGCTTCTGCAAAAACTATTGGGAGTCTAATAATGCATAGGTATGATGGTGTCAAAGAAGGTCCCAAAGCTAATGATATCATACAGATTATGAGAATGGAACATGGATGCGAGATATCTAAATCATTAGCGTGGGACGCTCGTGAGTATGCGATTAGTCTGGTTAGAGGCATTCCCGAGCAGAGTTTTGGAAAAATTCCGAAATACTTGCACATGCTGAAAGAAGCAAATCCAGGAACACACACCTTTTATGAAACCGATGTTGATGGTAAATTCAGATTTCTCTTTGTTTCGTTTGGGCAATCAGTATGA
- the LOC106373972 gene encoding uncharacterized protein LOC106373972 — protein MRKVLVIDGTFLKSKYKGVLLVATTLDGNSNLYPIAFAVVDSENDRSWDWFFRQLKVVVPDERALAFVSDRNNSLSSKAYRVVDFQKRFKAVCNISPAIGKYLRDADVTKWARCQFQGYRYDIRTTNPAESINSALRSPREYPVIPLLDSIKEMLTRWFFERRTRSRKHTKPLTIAIEKKIDRRINKGKMFLVQPVNVHHFLVRGDTIDCLVDLDRRTCSCGKYDLLKIPCRHAIKAGLTVGRAPSSLTDFMFTTSNWRTAYEETINPIGVPEDSWVVPDTVRNASVLAPESRRGAGRRRKRMYETVEDKLRSSQGAQEKKRHRCSRCGEENHNRATCDRAI, from the exons ATGCGAAAAGTTCTTGTTATTGATGGGACATTTTTGAAGAGCAAATACAAAGGAGTATTACTTGTTGCGACGACTTTAGATGGAAACTCCAACTTGTATCCTATTGCATTTGCGGTTGTGGACTCGGAAAATGATCGTTCATGGGATTGGTTTTTCAGACAACTAAAGGTTGTTGTTCCGGACGAGCGTGCTCTTGCCTTTGTGTCGGACAGAAATAACTCACTTT CTTCTAAAGCTTATAGAGTTGTTGATTTTCAGAAGCGATTCAAAGCTGTGTGCAATATTAGTCCAGCTATTGGAAAATATTTAAGAGATGCAGATGTTACAAAGTGGGCTCGCTGTCAGTTTCAAGGATACAGGTACGACATCAGGACGACAAACCCGGCTGAGTCAATAAACTCTGCTTTGCGCTCACCAAGAGAGTATCCAGTCATTCCTTTGTTGGATAGCATCAAAGAAATGCTTACCCGTTGGTTCTTCGAACGACGCACACGAAGCAGGAAGCACACAAAACCATTAACTATTGCCATCGAGAAAAAGATAGATAGACGGATTAACAAGGGTAAAATGTTTCTTGTCCAGCCAGTTAACGTGCATCATTTTTTGGTTCGCGGAGATACAATCGACTGCCTGGTTGATTTGGACAGAAGAACATGCTCTTGTGGGAAATACGACCTACTGAAAATCCCATGTAGACACGCAATCAAGGCTGGTTTAACAGTTGGCCGAGCCCCATCCTCACTAACGGATTTCATGTTCACGACTTCCAATTGGAGAACAGCTTATGAAGAAACTATCAATCCAATAGGTGTTCCTGAGGATAGTTGGGTCGTTCCAGATACTGTTCGGAATGCCAGTGTGCTAGCTCCtgaatcaagaagaggagcaggaaggagaagaaaacgcATGTATGAGACTGTTGAAGACAAGCTCCGTTCATCGCAAGGAGCTCAAGAAAAAAAGAGGCACAGGTGCAGTCGATGTGGCGAAGAGAATCATAACAGGGCTACGTGTGACAGAGCTATTTAG
- the LOC106407484 gene encoding uncharacterized protein At4g04775-like, producing the protein MAENRYRQFYRCEIARDRKTENHLFKWVDEALIEEIRMVDAKHERVAQGITKFEERVMEKVKSEMVRVEHQMSEKLKEKVDLEIARVAHEMKHKLKIATVAMVVVGAIVGIWTSLSV; encoded by the exons ATGGCGGAGAATAGGTATCGACAATTCTACCGATGCGAAATCGCAAGAGAT AGAAAAACTGAGAATCATCTATTTAAATGGGTTGATGAAGCTTTGATTGAGGAGATTCGGATGGTGGATGCGAAACATGAGAGGGTTGCTCAAGGGATTACGAAGTTTGAAGAAAGGGTTATGGAAAAGGTGAAGTCCGAGATGGTTAGAGTTGAACATCAGATGTCCGAAAAGCTTAAAGAGAAGGTAGACTTGGAGATTGCTAGAGTTGCACACGAGATGAAACATAAGCTAAAGATAGCAACTGTGGCTATGGTAGTTGTAGGAGCAATCGTAGGAATATGGACTTCTCTTAGTGTATGA
- the LOC125586023 gene encoding uncharacterized protein LOC125586023 produces MAMDQLPKTLFKEGAETQVEKVNNTCRTSILKKVEKYVEAEYKEVLGDPLFSQVMDIYVHKLQYSGRVIHSFVCKQLLTAKRHELWFHFARSALRFSMQEFNAITGLKYKDDEPDLDIDNWRGDKGFWSKLLRRKGKISLQQIRKVHLKSCNTWSHVDRLRMVYLCVIAGLVMAKDEKVCIPHKYIKLVMDFDKMRKYPWGLHSFDALVTSITEARDKVKTQNIYVIDGFSYALQIWLMEAIPDIESLLGKKLKEGVTSMRCRNWKGSAKVSYEDIISIESDFASTGVVFPYISSTGNGNIIVDAGFEREDEMNDERVDLIIDMYRKKYDWSKHVWGYQETEQPYADSSEDDGSKEEEAGETSDCGMEEEIETAHVSPAKKRKNQYQDIGAESRKKRLLCQRSTDKYRDLEEGMKSYIQGMFKSSFTALGLEVRDLIEDRFTKLEQTILSSQTPVGVPAYTQTHGAAPAYTQTHGAAPAYTQTHGAAPAYTQTHGAAPAYTQTHAAATTSTQAPGSDSTLSPTPTPASTHTSAHATTFRARASRNKASVPSHTGGPAIAAKTRSQTKDPELSDVFGSLFDTIDFNLGTQEHLQKTMGKLTQESYVKGFDPSQEIFNRPFLNDIDDPEVRCKDSDYELVFVPEDKFSKLTGWILKPK; encoded by the exons ATGGCGATGGATCAGTTGCCAAAAACCCTATTCAAAGAGGGAGCGGAAACACAAGTTGAGAAGGTCAACAACACATGTCGAACTTCCATACTTAAGAAGGTGGAGAAGTATGTTGAAGCAGAGTACAAGGAAGTGTTGGGTGATCCACTATTTTCTCAGGTTATGGATATTTATGTGCACAAGCTTCAGTATTCAGGGAGAGTGATCCACAGCTTCGTTTGTAAGCAGCTTCTGACCGCAAAGCGCCATGAGTTGTGGTTCCATTTTGCTAGGAGTGCTCTCAGATTTtcaatgcaagaattcaatGCGATCACTGGTCTGAAATATAAAGACGACGAGCCTGACTTGGATATTGATAACTGGAGAGGTGATAAAGGGTTTTGGAGTAAGTTGCTGcggagaaaaggaaaaattagCCTACAACAAATCAGGAAGGTGCATCTGAAATCTTGTAATACATGGTCTCATGTTGATAGGCTGAGGATGGTGTATTTGTGTGTGATTGCTGGTCTGGTTATGGCGAAGGATGAGAAGGTGTGCATCCCACACAAGTACATCAAGCTGGTGATGGATTTCGATAAGATGAGAAAATATCCGTGGGGTCTTCACTCTTTTGATGCGCTTGTGACTTCCATTACTGAAGCTAGGGATAAAGTAAAGACGCAGAACATTTATGTCATAGATGGATTCTCTTATGCACTTCAGATTTGGTTGATGGAGGCTATTCCAGACATCGAGTCTCTTTTGGGTAAGAAGCTCAAAGAAGGGGTCACTAGCATGAGATGCAGAAATTGGAAAGGATCTGCTAAGGTTTCCTATGAGGATATTATTAGTATTGAGTCCGATTTTGCATCCACT ggAGTTGTGTTTCCATACATCTCTTCAACTGGAAATGGCAACATCATTGTTGATGCTGGGTTTGAGCGAGAAGATGAGATGAATGACGAAAGGGTCGATCTGATCATTGACATGTACAGAAAGAAGTATGACTGGAGTAAGCATGTTTGGGGTTATCAGGAAACTGAACAACCATATGCGGACAGTTCTGAGGATGATGGTTCAAAGGAAGAAGAGGCTGGAGAAACAAGTGACTGTGGAATGGAAGAAGAAATAGAAACCGCCCATGTGTCTCCtgcaaagaagagaaagaaccaGTATCAGGATATTGGAGCCGAGTCAAGGAAGAAGAGGTTACTTTGCCAAAGATCAACCGACAAATACAGAGATCTTGAAGAGGGTATGAAGTCCTATATCCAGGGTATGTTTAAGTCTTCTTTTACTGCCTTAGGGCTTGAGGTCCGCGACTTAATTGAAGACCGGTTTACCAAATTAGAGCAGACGATCCTTTCATCTCAGACTCCAGTTGGTGTTCCGGCTTATACTCAGACTCATGGCGCTGCTCCGGCTTATACTCAGACTCATGGTGCGGCTCCGGCTTATACTCAGACTCATGGTGCTGCTCCGGCTTATACTCAGACTCATGGTGCTGCTCCGGCTTATACTCAGACTCATGCTGCTGCTACGACATCTACTcaagctcctggatcagattctACTCTTTCTCCTACTCCTACTCCGGCGTCTACTCACACTAGTGCTCATGCTACTACTTTCCGCGCTCGAGCTTCCCGCAACAAAGCTTCGGTTCCTTCTCACACTGGTGGTCCTGCAATTGCTGCTAAGACAAGGTCTCAGACAAAG GATCCAGAGTTGTCTGATGTGTTTGGCAGCTTATTTGACACTATAGATTTCAATTTAGGGACCCAAGAGCACTTACAAAAGACAATGGGCAAGCTTACACAAGAGTCGTATGTTAAGGGGTTTGATCCATCTCAAGAGATCTTCAACCGACCATTCTTGAATGATATAGATGATCCAGAAGTCCGTTGCAAAGACAGCGACTATGAATTGGTTTTTGTTCCAGAAGACAAATTTTCCAAACTAACTGGATGGATCCTCAAGCCCAAGTAA